From Medicago truncatula cultivar Jemalong A17 chromosome 7, MtrunA17r5.0-ANR, whole genome shotgun sequence, a single genomic window includes:
- the LOC112419483 gene encoding uncharacterized protein isoform X1: MSTVHAPTSQIPTNTQEPHSTRKPTHHLTSNTPSNIQLPQPTRQPKHHPISQTFTNFPPLLSTPSPQMSTIHAPTSQIPTNIQSPHSTPSPPHLSNTHRPYDVVSGGDPHASSSSRDDSYPIAGSTDPTDRRIWIRPGPQLTFEPAVKPPRDITKIMKRLFQGTWATYGELMKNDTALADLWYNEFQRIYKWLPEHDQDIKKTYHHKASDGYQNTMYRVRRGMDKGEWIPALLREKLEQNWEDSKWKDKAAVNKRNRRSSNGPLHTCGSIPTIEHSKRLKTDSNMTPSCWEVYLKTHKMKGDPSKWVSSKSQMVADEYERRIFERNSQQTEGDDVSNDHQSDNFIFLDVVGGVDKKGRIYGLGTEAGKYKPSSSRSSDGISPSEYEHMRTAISKMSAENMELKERLKTNEELIRASQEESHLAREQAQQSQEDSRLLREQFQKLMESFTQGHSHLPPYQPHRSS; this comes from the exons ATGTCTACTGTCCATGCTCCCACTTCTCAAATACCTACAAATACCCAAGAACCCCACTCTACAAGGAAACCTACACATCATCTTACATCTAACACACCTTCAAATATCCAACTTCCACAACCTACAAGGCAACCGAAACATCATCCCATATCTCAAACATTTACAAATTTCCCACCTTTACTCTCTACTCCAAGTCCACAAATGTCTACAATTCATGCTCCCACATCTCAAATACCTACAAATATCCAATCTCCCCACTCTACTCCTAGTCCACCACATCTTTCTAATACACATAGACCATATGATGTTGTATCTGGTGGTGATCCAcatgcatcatcatcatcacgtGATGATTCGTATCCGATAGCTGGGAGTACAGATCCTACTGATAGGCGTATATGGATCCGTCCGGGACCACAGTTAAC gtttGAGCCTGCTGTTAAGCCCCCACGTGACATTACAAAGATTATGAAACGTTTGTTTCAAGGGACTTGGGCAACTTATGGAGAGTTAATGAAAAATGACACGGCTCTTGCGGACTTGTGGTATAACGAGTTTCAG AGGATATATAAGTGGCTTCCTGAGCATGATCAAGACATAAAGAAGACTTATCATCATAAGGCATCTGATGGGTACCAAAATACAATGTATCGGGTACGAAGAGGAATGGACAAAGGCGAATGGATCCCTGCTCTATTGCGTgaaaaattggaacaaaattgGGAAGATAGTAAATGGAAGGACAAAGCAGCAGTTAATAAGCGAAATAGAAGATCCTCTAATGGTCCATTGCACACTTGTGGGTCAATTCCAACAATTGAACATTCTAAAAGATTA AAAACTGACTCAAACATGACTCCAAGTTGTTGGGAAGTGTATCTAAAGACACACAAAATGAAAGGTGATCCATCAAAGTGGGTATCCTCCAAATCTCAAATGGTTGCG GATGAATATGAAAGACGGATTTTTGAAAGGAACTCACAACAAACAGAGGGGGATGATGTGTCTAATGACCATCAGTCAGACAACTTCATCTTCTTGGACGTAGTTGGAGGAGTCGACAAGAAAGGACGTATTTATGGTTTGGGGACAGAGGCAGGAAAATACAAGCCTTCTTCATCCAGGTCATCTGATGGCATCTCACCATCTGAATATGAGCATATGAGGACTGCAATATCTAAAATGTCAGCTGAAAACATGGAACTCAAGGAGCGGTTGAAGACTAACGAGGAATTGATTCGTGCATCACAGGAGGAGTCACATTTAGCTCGAGAGCAGGCACAACAGTCACAGGAGGATTCACGATTGCTCCGAGAGCAGTTCCAGAAATTAATGGAGTCTTTTACACAAGGCCATTCGCATCTACCTCCTTATCAACCTCATCGTTCGAGTTAG
- the LOC112419483 gene encoding uncharacterized protein isoform X4 codes for MKRLFQGTWATYGELMKNDTALADLWYNEFQRIYKWLPEHDQDIKKTYHHKASDGYQNTMYRVRRGMDKGEWIPALLREKLEQNWEDSKWKDKAAVNKRNRRSSNGPLHTCGSIPTIEHSKRLKTDSNMTPSCWEVYLKTHKMKGDPSKWVSSKSQMVADEYERRIFERNSQQTEGDDVSNDHQSDNFIFLDVVGGVDKKGRIYGLGTEAGKYKPSSSRSSDGISPSEYEHMRTAISKMSAENMELKERLKTNEELIRASQEESHLAREQAQQSQEDSRLLREQFQKLMESFTQGHSHLPPYQPHRSS; via the exons ATGAAACGTTTGTTTCAAGGGACTTGGGCAACTTATGGAGAGTTAATGAAAAATGACACGGCTCTTGCGGACTTGTGGTATAACGAGTTTCAG AGGATATATAAGTGGCTTCCTGAGCATGATCAAGACATAAAGAAGACTTATCATCATAAGGCATCTGATGGGTACCAAAATACAATGTATCGGGTACGAAGAGGAATGGACAAAGGCGAATGGATCCCTGCTCTATTGCGTgaaaaattggaacaaaattgGGAAGATAGTAAATGGAAGGACAAAGCAGCAGTTAATAAGCGAAATAGAAGATCCTCTAATGGTCCATTGCACACTTGTGGGTCAATTCCAACAATTGAACATTCTAAAAGATTA AAAACTGACTCAAACATGACTCCAAGTTGTTGGGAAGTGTATCTAAAGACACACAAAATGAAAGGTGATCCATCAAAGTGGGTATCCTCCAAATCTCAAATGGTTGCG GATGAATATGAAAGACGGATTTTTGAAAGGAACTCACAACAAACAGAGGGGGATGATGTGTCTAATGACCATCAGTCAGACAACTTCATCTTCTTGGACGTAGTTGGAGGAGTCGACAAGAAAGGACGTATTTATGGTTTGGGGACAGAGGCAGGAAAATACAAGCCTTCTTCATCCAGGTCATCTGATGGCATCTCACCATCTGAATATGAGCATATGAGGACTGCAATATCTAAAATGTCAGCTGAAAACATGGAACTCAAGGAGCGGTTGAAGACTAACGAGGAATTGATTCGTGCATCACAGGAGGAGTCACATTTAGCTCGAGAGCAGGCACAACAGTCACAGGAGGATTCACGATTGCTCCGAGAGCAGTTCCAGAAATTAATGGAGTCTTTTACACAAGGCCATTCGCATCTACCTCCTTATCAACCTCATCGTTCGAGTTAG
- the LOC112419483 gene encoding uncharacterized protein isoform X2, giving the protein MSTVHAPTSQIPTNTQEPHSTRKPTHHLTSNTPSNIQLPQPTRQPKHHPISQTFTNFPPLLSTPSPQMSTIHAPTSQIPTNIQSPHSTPSPPHLSNTHRPYDVVSGGDPHASSSSRDDSYPIAGSTDPTDRRIWIRPGPQLTFEPAVKPPRDITKIMKRLFQGTWATYGELMKNDTALADLWYNEFQIYKWLPEHDQDIKKTYHHKASDGYQNTMYRVRRGMDKGEWIPALLREKLEQNWEDSKWKDKAAVNKRNRRSSNGPLHTCGSIPTIEHSKRLKTDSNMTPSCWEVYLKTHKMKGDPSKWVSSKSQMVADEYERRIFERNSQQTEGDDVSNDHQSDNFIFLDVVGGVDKKGRIYGLGTEAGKYKPSSSRSSDGISPSEYEHMRTAISKMSAENMELKERLKTNEELIRASQEESHLAREQAQQSQEDSRLLREQFQKLMESFTQGHSHLPPYQPHRSS; this is encoded by the exons ATGTCTACTGTCCATGCTCCCACTTCTCAAATACCTACAAATACCCAAGAACCCCACTCTACAAGGAAACCTACACATCATCTTACATCTAACACACCTTCAAATATCCAACTTCCACAACCTACAAGGCAACCGAAACATCATCCCATATCTCAAACATTTACAAATTTCCCACCTTTACTCTCTACTCCAAGTCCACAAATGTCTACAATTCATGCTCCCACATCTCAAATACCTACAAATATCCAATCTCCCCACTCTACTCCTAGTCCACCACATCTTTCTAATACACATAGACCATATGATGTTGTATCTGGTGGTGATCCAcatgcatcatcatcatcacgtGATGATTCGTATCCGATAGCTGGGAGTACAGATCCTACTGATAGGCGTATATGGATCCGTCCGGGACCACAGTTAAC gtttGAGCCTGCTGTTAAGCCCCCACGTGACATTACAAAGATTATGAAACGTTTGTTTCAAGGGACTTGGGCAACTTATGGAGAGTTAATGAAAAATGACACGGCTCTTGCGGACTTGTGGTATAACGAGTTTCAG ATATATAAGTGGCTTCCTGAGCATGATCAAGACATAAAGAAGACTTATCATCATAAGGCATCTGATGGGTACCAAAATACAATGTATCGGGTACGAAGAGGAATGGACAAAGGCGAATGGATCCCTGCTCTATTGCGTgaaaaattggaacaaaattgGGAAGATAGTAAATGGAAGGACAAAGCAGCAGTTAATAAGCGAAATAGAAGATCCTCTAATGGTCCATTGCACACTTGTGGGTCAATTCCAACAATTGAACATTCTAAAAGATTA AAAACTGACTCAAACATGACTCCAAGTTGTTGGGAAGTGTATCTAAAGACACACAAAATGAAAGGTGATCCATCAAAGTGGGTATCCTCCAAATCTCAAATGGTTGCG GATGAATATGAAAGACGGATTTTTGAAAGGAACTCACAACAAACAGAGGGGGATGATGTGTCTAATGACCATCAGTCAGACAACTTCATCTTCTTGGACGTAGTTGGAGGAGTCGACAAGAAAGGACGTATTTATGGTTTGGGGACAGAGGCAGGAAAATACAAGCCTTCTTCATCCAGGTCATCTGATGGCATCTCACCATCTGAATATGAGCATATGAGGACTGCAATATCTAAAATGTCAGCTGAAAACATGGAACTCAAGGAGCGGTTGAAGACTAACGAGGAATTGATTCGTGCATCACAGGAGGAGTCACATTTAGCTCGAGAGCAGGCACAACAGTCACAGGAGGATTCACGATTGCTCCGAGAGCAGTTCCAGAAATTAATGGAGTCTTTTACACAAGGCCATTCGCATCTACCTCCTTATCAACCTCATCGTTCGAGTTAG
- the LOC112419483 gene encoding uncharacterized protein isoform X3: MEDNDITRGSGRGAGISINKVKGNKGAGSTDPTDRRIWIRPGPQLTFEPAVKPPRDITKIMKRLFQGTWATYGELMKNDTALADLWYNEFQRIYKWLPEHDQDIKKTYHHKASDGYQNTMYRVRRGMDKGEWIPALLREKLEQNWEDSKWKDKAAVNKRNRRSSNGPLHTCGSIPTIEHSKRLKTDSNMTPSCWEVYLKTHKMKGDPSKWVSSKSQMVADEYERRIFERNSQQTEGDDVSNDHQSDNFIFLDVVGGVDKKGRIYGLGTEAGKYKPSSSRSSDGISPSEYEHMRTAISKMSAENMELKERLKTNEELIRASQEESHLAREQAQQSQEDSRLLREQFQKLMESFTQGHSHLPPYQPHRSS; the protein is encoded by the exons ATGGAAGACAATGATATTACAAGGGGCAGTGGAAGAGGTGCTGGTATAAGCATCAACAAAGTTAAGGGAAATAAGGGAG CTGGGAGTACAGATCCTACTGATAGGCGTATATGGATCCGTCCGGGACCACAGTTAAC gtttGAGCCTGCTGTTAAGCCCCCACGTGACATTACAAAGATTATGAAACGTTTGTTTCAAGGGACTTGGGCAACTTATGGAGAGTTAATGAAAAATGACACGGCTCTTGCGGACTTGTGGTATAACGAGTTTCAG AGGATATATAAGTGGCTTCCTGAGCATGATCAAGACATAAAGAAGACTTATCATCATAAGGCATCTGATGGGTACCAAAATACAATGTATCGGGTACGAAGAGGAATGGACAAAGGCGAATGGATCCCTGCTCTATTGCGTgaaaaattggaacaaaattgGGAAGATAGTAAATGGAAGGACAAAGCAGCAGTTAATAAGCGAAATAGAAGATCCTCTAATGGTCCATTGCACACTTGTGGGTCAATTCCAACAATTGAACATTCTAAAAGATTA AAAACTGACTCAAACATGACTCCAAGTTGTTGGGAAGTGTATCTAAAGACACACAAAATGAAAGGTGATCCATCAAAGTGGGTATCCTCCAAATCTCAAATGGTTGCG GATGAATATGAAAGACGGATTTTTGAAAGGAACTCACAACAAACAGAGGGGGATGATGTGTCTAATGACCATCAGTCAGACAACTTCATCTTCTTGGACGTAGTTGGAGGAGTCGACAAGAAAGGACGTATTTATGGTTTGGGGACAGAGGCAGGAAAATACAAGCCTTCTTCATCCAGGTCATCTGATGGCATCTCACCATCTGAATATGAGCATATGAGGACTGCAATATCTAAAATGTCAGCTGAAAACATGGAACTCAAGGAGCGGTTGAAGACTAACGAGGAATTGATTCGTGCATCACAGGAGGAGTCACATTTAGCTCGAGAGCAGGCACAACAGTCACAGGAGGATTCACGATTGCTCCGAGAGCAGTTCCAGAAATTAATGGAGTCTTTTACACAAGGCCATTCGCATCTACCTCCTTATCAACCTCATCGTTCGAGTTAG